One segment of Rosa chinensis cultivar Old Blush chromosome 6, RchiOBHm-V2, whole genome shotgun sequence DNA contains the following:
- the LOC121050060 gene encoding uncharacterized protein LOC121050060, whose amino-acid sequence MDKSWIDVQQTDWHRYEDGVDRFLDFAFANSIDKTRIYCPCKLCRNRYFKTREEASEDIKVDGFWEKYRIWDKHGESRPATAYQGTGVNSNVAINDDMFGMINEAIGAPTANSGLGDDCPIESENVEGPNDESAKFLKLLQDAECPLYPVLSGWTNKSFDLLLELLKSSYPDGVSLPDSFYKAQKLTADLGFTYKTWDACPNNCMLFRNEDEKLKKCAICGESRYKELGDDSNDQQSMGKKVPAKQVRYFPLKPRLQRLFMSSKTASYMKWHAEDRTKDDVLRHPADSLVWKTLDEKFPDFSSDSRNVRLGLAADGFNPFRTMSIAHSTWPVVLIPYNLPPWMCMKQPFFILSTLIDGPKGPGNKIDVFLQPLIEELKELWHEGVLTYDASTNQMFNLRAMLLWTINDFPAYANLSSWSTKGAKACPCCNKNTKSSWLKHGRKYCYMCHRRFLPRNHKFRKDKVSFDGKQEWDRAPNRCSGTEVKRQLQNVLTEYKKKDLRKRKREELEKNTAARRALPKNVVEALIELANFFRQLCSKVNKPSDLKDIQERIALTLCHLEKMFPMSFFDIMEHLPIHLAEEALIAGPVQFRWMYPIERFLFTLKEYVRNRAHPEASIAKGYLMEECMTFCSRYLDEVETKSNRPDRNYDGGTNFGRRLGKGVKIHLDDVSRAQAHKYVLMNTDAVTPFRNQHLQLLVDQWPNRNNHYIQKLHGGTFHKWFKNYVMTERRIHNRVFSDEIIALARGPHEDGLRFKGYFINGFRFRTKSRDKKKSTQNSGIMMDATTGDNNRQPIEERFYGVLTDVIQIRYTNHLKFVLFKGDWINNRMGLKKDEFKFTLVNFNHLLYKDNVIEDEPFILTEQARQVCYVQDPSDPNWHVVLHMTVRDLFDMYSKDSSRRPTVVPQVELYARQQLDETIYQNDEEVNWVREGVDGTEVDTSDNDVEVEMEE is encoded by the exons ATGGATAAGAGTTGGATTGATGTACAACAAACGGACTGGCATAGATATGAAGATGGAGTTGATAGATTTTTGGATTTCGCATTCGCCAATAGCATCGATAAGACAAGGATTTATTGTCCTTGTAAGCTATGTCGCAATCGCTATTTTAAGACTAGGGAGGAAGCGAGCGAGGATATAAAGGTAGATGGATTTTGGGAAAAATATAGAATATGGGATAAACATGGTGAATCTAGGCCTGCGACTGCATACCAAGGTACTGGGGTTAACTCCAATGTGGCCATCAATGATGATATGTTTGGCATGATTAATGAGGCAATTGGGGCTCCCACTGCCAATTCTGGTTTAGGTGATGATTGTCCTATAGAAAGTGAAAATGTTGAGGGACCAAATGACGAATCTGCAAAATTTCTTAAATTGCTCCAAGATGCAGAGTGTCCTTTATATCCTG TTCTTAGTGGATGGACAAACAAGTCTTTTGATTTACTACTGGAGCTTTTAAAATCTTCTTATCCTGATGGAGTAAGCTTACCAGATTCTTTTTATAAGGCTCAAAAGCTAACTGCTGACTTGGGCTTCACATACAAAACTTGGGATGCATGTCCTAATAATTGTATGTTATTCAGAAATGAGGATGAGAAACTTAAAAAATGTGCAATATGTGGGGAATCTCGATATAAAGAGTTAGGGGATGATTCTAATGACCAGCAGAGTATGGGTAAAAAAGttcctgctaaacaagtgagatACTTTCCTTTGAAACCACGTTTACAGAGATTGTTTATGTCTTCTAAGACTGCTTCCTATATGAAATGGCATGCAGAGGACCGCACAAAAGATGACGTGCTAAGGCATCCGGCTGACAGTCTTGTGTGGAAAACACTTGATGAAAAGTTTCCAGATTTTTCTAGTGATAGTCGCAATGTTAGACTTGGGTTAGCAGCTGATGGGTTCAACCCATTCCGAACGATGTCCATAGCTCATAGCACATGGCCTGTTGTTCTAATACCTTATAACTTGCCACCTTGGATGTGCATGAAGCAACCATTTTTCATTTTGTCAACGCTCATTGATGGCCCAAAAGGACCTGGAAATAAGATTGATGTATTTCTACAACCTTTGATTGAAGAGCTAAAAGAATTATGGCATGAAGGAGTTCTTACTTATGATGCCTCGACTAATCAGATGTTCAACTTGCGTGCGATGTTGTTATGGACAATTAACGACTTTCCGGCCTATGCAAATTTATCAAGTTGGAGCACTAAGGGTGCAAAAGCATGTCCCTGTTGCAATAAGAACACTAAATCTAGTTGGTTGAAACATGGAAGGAAGTATTGCTATATGTGTCACCGTAGATTCTTACCAAGGAATCATAAATTTCGAAAAGATAAAGTGTCTTTTGATGGCAAGCAAGAATGGGATCGAGCACCAAATCGATGTTCTGGAACTGAGGTGAAAAGACAATTGCAGAATGTACTCACAGAGTATAAGAAGAAAGATCttcgaaagagaaaaagagaagaacttGAGAAAAATACAG CTGCACGAAGAGCACTCCCCAAGAATGTTGTTGAAGCATTGATTGAGTTGGCTAATTTTTTTAGGCAACTATGCTCAAAAGTAAACAAACCATCTGACTTGAAAGATATTCAAGAAAGAATTGCCCTTACACTTTGTCATCTTGAGAAGATGTTTCCAATGTCATTCTTTGATATTATGGAACACTTGCCTATCCACTTAGCTGAAGAAGCGTTGATTGCGGGGCCTGTACAATTTAGGTGGATGTATCCCATCGAGAG GTTTTTATTTACATTAAAAGAATATGTCCGTAATCGTGCACATCCCGAGGCCTCAATTGCTAAAGGATACTTGATGGAAGAATGCATGACATTTTGCTCGAGATACTTGGATGAAGTGGAAACAAAGTCTAATAGGCCTGATCGAAATTATGATGGTGGTACTAATTTTGGTCGTCGTTTGGGTAAAGGAGTTAAAATACACCTTGATGATGTTTCTAGGGCACAAGCACATAAGTATGTGTTAATGAATACAGATGCAGTGACACCATTTCGAAA CCAACATCTTCAATTACTTGTTGATCAGTGGCCTAATAGAAATAATCATTATATCCAAAAACTTCACGGTGGAACATTTCACAAATGGTTTAAAAATTAT GTCATGACAGAACGGCGAATTCATAATAGGGTATTTTCTGACGAAATAATTGCTTTGGCTAGAGGCCCTCATGAAGATGGTTTGAGGTTTAAGGGATATTTTATCAATGGCTTTCGGTTTCGTACCAAAagtagagataaaaaaaaatccactCAAAATTCTGGTATTATGATGGATGCCACTACAGGAGACAACAATCGTCAACCGATTGAGGAAAGGTTCTATGGGGTATTAACTGATGTGATTCAAATCCGCTATACCAATCACTTAAAGTTTGTCTTATTTAAGGGTGATTGGATTAATAATCGAATGGGCCTAAAAAAAGATGAGTTTAAATTCACACTGGTGAATTTTAATCATTTATTATACAAAGACAATGTAATAGAAGATGAGCCTTTTATTTTGACAGAACAGGCAAGGCAGGTTTGTTATGTGCAAGACCCGTCGGATCCCAATTGGCATGTTGTTCTTCACATGACGGTTAGAGATTTGTTTGATATGTACTCAAAGGACTCTTCTCGTCGTCCAACAGTAGTGCCTCAAGTTGAGTTGTATGCCCGTCAACAATTGGATGAAACTATATATCAGAATGATGAGGAGGTTAATTGGGTGAGGGAAGGAGTGGATGGAACCGAAGTGGATACAAGTGACAATGACGTTGAAGTTGAAATGGAAGAATGA